A portion of the Bacillus sp. es.034 genome contains these proteins:
- a CDS encoding sigma-70 family RNA polymerase sigma factor gives MSSIIELVHKAKEGDEEAFLTMFQEYEKDIYRMAYVYVKNQEDALDVVQETAYRSFKKIGTLRNPAYFKTWLIKITITCATDMLRNRKKVIHLNPEYDTPIELEDYDLPLSLSLQDLIETLNESEKNIILWKFYHGYTLKEISEIEESPLGTVKSVLYRALAKLRKQVRRVDMYE, from the coding sequence GTGAGTTCAATTATTGAATTAGTTCACAAAGCTAAAGAGGGCGATGAAGAGGCTTTCTTGACAATGTTTCAAGAATACGAGAAAGATATTTATCGAATGGCGTATGTCTACGTGAAAAATCAGGAGGATGCTCTTGATGTCGTTCAAGAAACGGCCTATCGCTCCTTCAAGAAAATAGGAACACTAAGGAATCCTGCCTATTTTAAAACGTGGTTAATCAAAATCACCATAACCTGTGCCACGGATATGTTAAGAAATAGAAAGAAAGTCATTCATCTGAACCCGGAATACGATACCCCTATTGAATTAGAAGATTATGATCTTCCGCTTTCATTATCCTTGCAAGACTTGATTGAGACATTAAATGAAAGTGAAAAAAACATCATACTCTGGAAGTTTTACCATGGATATACCCTTAAGGAGATTTCAGAAATCGAGGAATCACCATTGGGCACAGTAAAGTCTGTATTATATCGAGCGCTGGCAAAACTCCGAAAACAGGTTAGGAGGGTTGATATGTATGAATAA